The window CTGCCTGTCGCAGGAGGCTGTGGCGAACGGCCTTCCATCCGTCTCGCCATACGCGCGCTGGCTTCGTCGCTGCATAGCCTCGCCTGCAGCCGTCCGACCCGTTCCGGATCGACCTGCCCGTTATCGCCGCGCAGGCGCTCGAGCATTTGCGGAGGCAGCCGCAACACGGCCTCGCCATCACTTGCGCCATTCCCGCCCGAACCCGCTTCGGTATTGTCCCGGTTTAATTTCGCAGCGAGAGCGGCTGGCTCCATCGCGCAAACCTGCTGGCGTAAGGCGGCAAAACGATCCGGATCGAAAGGCATACCCCCCCTACGATTGCCGGCGCGCGCGCCATCGGCCCCATCATCGCGGGGGGAAGCTGTCGGACGGGCGGTCGTCGGTGCGCTTTGCGATGAATTGCTTTCGCTGCCGGTAGTCTGGCCATCCGTATCGGCTTGCCCACCTCGTGCACCACCTGGTCGCCCTCCACCGGGCGGTCGGCCCCCTCCGCTACCGCTGTCGTCTATCCGGCCGAACAGGTTCACCCCGAAACGCAGCCGCTCGCTATCCCGGCGGGCGAAAGTGACCGAGCGGCGATCCACGGCCAGCAGGCGGCCGGTCAGGTCGTCGCGCGTTACCCGGTCGGGAAAGGCCGCCTCGATAGTCGGCGTCAGCAGCGGGAACCCTTCCACCGTGTCACGCGAACTGTTGGCAAAATATTCCACGCTCAGCGATGTCCGGTCGAACCAGTCCAGTTGCAACGTCGCGCCCAGCTTCCAGTCTTTCTGTGTTTCCGCGCGAAGATCGGGGTTGCCGCCGGTGATTATGGTAGCGAGAGTGTTCGCTCCGGTGGCGAAATCGAAAACCGGGACATTGAACGTTTCGACGACCGGACTGCCCAGTACGGAAAGCCCCGGCGCTGCTTCGGCCACAATGCGCGTCGCGCTCAACGTCAACTTGTCGACCGGCTGCCAAGTCAGGCCGATATTGTAGTCCGTCAGCGTGCCGAAATCACTGAGCTCGTTGATCCCGGCACCCAATGAAAGGGTCAGGTCACCCAACCCCGCCAGTACGTCCTCGCGCCGGCTGGTGAGAGGAGCGACGAGCGAGACACCGCCCGACAGATCGCCACGTGAAAGGTCCGTTGGCGGACCGCCAAAGCGCGTATCCACGCTTTCGATGCTGGTATAGGAATATCCCGCATCGAAATTCGTACGGAGCTCTCCTGCGGGCAGGAACAACGGACGGCCGCGCGCGGTCAGCTTGGTGGAAATTGCGTCGGCCTGACTACGCGCCGTGTCGAACCCTGCATCCGGTACGGTTGGCAGGACGCCGTCTGGCGCGAGTGCTCCTGCGTCGACTGCGTCCTGCAGCGTGTTGCCCGGCCGCCTGCGGTCGATCTCGGTCTGCCCATCGGTGCGGCTGGCATTGAAGGTGGCGGCCATATCCCAGAAACCCAGCCGTTTGTTCAGCGCGCTGCCCAGCGTATAGGTCGTACTTTCGCTGCGCCGCTCCAGCGGGTTGTCGTCCAGCACGCGGATAGTCCCATTTCCCGCTGCATCCCGCAGGATCACTGTATCGAGGCCCGAAAGGCTGGTCGTTTCCGTCCGGTCGAGCCCGGCAGACAGTGTCAGCTGTCCACCTGCACCGCCGCCCAGACCGATCGAATAGGTCGCGTCGAGTTCGCCATTGTCGCTGCGGGAGGCAAGGCTGCGAAACGGGGCGGGATCGGGATCGGTGGCGACGTCGGACACGCTGCCTGCGGTCTGGATAATGTCGCGCTCGTTTTCGGTCAGCAGGCTGCTGCCATTATATTCTGCGGCAATATTCATGCGGCGCGGTCCGTCGATCGTCAGCAGCGACGCTTCTACTTCGGAAGACAGCCGCCCCCCGGCGGTGGGGGTGGACAGGCCGAGTTCCAGTTCACGACTGGCGAAATTATCCTTCAGGATGAAATTCAATACGCGTTGGTCGGGCGAAAAACCGTATTCCAGCGCCACTTCCTCGGGCAGGACCTGTACCGTCTTGATGGCTTCAGGCGGATAGCGGCGGAATTCGCGAAAACTGGATATGCGTTGGCCGTTGATCAGGAAGATCGGCCTGCCGCCCCCGCGCCCGCGCCCCGAGCCTGTTTGCGCAGAAAGCTGACCCACCAGATCGGCAATGGAATTCGCCCCGTAGGAAGCGATTTCCGCCTCATCCAGCTCGATGATGGGGGCCTGTTCTGTCTCGACCGAGCCGAAGAAACGCTCTGCCGTGACGACAATCTCGTTATCGTCTGCCGGAGGGCCGGGATCGGCAGGCGCTTCTGCGGGCACATCGGGTGCGCCATCGGTCTGCGCATGAGCAGGAGCAGCCGCAACGACCGAAGCCGCGCAGAGCGCAAAGCTGGAAACTATTCCGAAAGCTGATGTGAAGACGGTCGGCCGATATTCGAGGCGCACAGTTAGCTTATCCTTGCTTCAACCGCCCCGAAACCCTCCTGCCGCATGGCTGGACGGTGGACAACAATGCATTGGTAACGTTCGGTCGCAGAAATAAGCACTTGGGGCGATGAATGGCCGATGATTGCAGCAAATTGATCGACCAGCGGCTATTTCCTTCCCTTTTGCACGATGCGGGGGTATGCGGCGCGCCACGGCCCCGTATCCGGGTCCCAGTAGAATATGGAATAGACAAGAGCTTATGGCAAAAGAAGAACTCCTCGAAATGCGCGGCAAGGTGGTGGAATTGCTGCCCAATGCGATGTTCCGGGTAGAGCTTGAAAATGGCCATGAAGTGCTCGGCCATACCGCTGGCAAGATGCGCAAAAACCGTATCCGCGTGCTGGTGGGTGACGAGGTGCTGTGCGAACTGACACCTTATGACCTGACCAAGGCGCGCATTACCTACCGCTTCATGCCGGGTCGCGGTGGGCCGGGACAGGGTCCGGGCCCTGCATAAAAGGGCGTGACTGCGCCTGCGGTAATTCCCGAACTGGTGCTGGCTTCGGCCAGTCCGCGCCGCCGTGATCTGCTTGGCCGGTTGGGAATCGAACCTGGCAGCATTGCCCCAGCCGATATCGACGAGACCCCCAAGCCAAGCGAGCTGCCACGCGACTATGCGCGGCGTATGGCGGCGGAGAAGGCTGTGGCCGCTGCGGCAAGTAACGACGCGGCCAGCGCGCACATCCTTGCGGGTGATACCGTGGTGGCCGTCGGTCGCCGCATTCTACCCAAGGCAGAAGATGAGGCTACTGCGCGCCGCTGCCTGGACCTGCTTTCGGGCCGGCGGCATACCGTATTCAGCGCCATCGCATTGCGCGCGCCTGATGGAAGCTTGCGCGAAAAGATGAGCGAGACTGCGGTCAAGTTCAAGCGCCTTTCGGACCAGGAAATGCGCGATTATCTCGCATCCGGCGAATGGCACGGCAAGGCGGGTGGCTACGCTATCCAAGGTGCAGCCGAGGGGCTGATCGGTTGGATCCAGGGTAGCCATTCCGGTGTAGTGGGAATGCCGCTTTACGAAACAAGGCTGCTGCTTAAGGCGGCGGGTTTCAAGCTTGGCTGACGAAATGTCCGATGGCTGGCTGGTCGAAGAAGGCATTGCCGAACATCGCGCCGTCCGGCTCGAGAACGGACACATGGTCGCAGCGAGGCTGGAATGGCCCGGCAGGCTGGTGGCGGGCGAGATCGCAGATGCCATTCTTCTCAGTCGGACCTCGAGCAGCGCGCGCGGCACAGCACGCTTTGCCAGCGGCGAAGAGGCTTTGGTCGATCGGCTGCCTTCCTCGATAAGCGAAGGTGCGGCGCTCAGGCTGGAAGTCACCCGCGCGGCTTTGGGCGAACGCGGGCGACTGAAACGCGCGCAGGCACGGCCCAGCGAAGCCGCTATCCGCCCCGCCCCTACGCTTACCGAACGGTTGGGTAATGACGCCCGTATCGTGCGGCGCTTCCCTGACGTAGTGGATTGGGAGGACGTGTTTGCGGCCGCCTGGTCGGGTCAGATCGATTACGCCGGCGGTGCGCTGCTATTGGCGGACACCCCGGCCATGACATTGATCGATGTCGATGGCACCGCACGGGCCGCGGTGGTGGAAGTGGCGAAAGCGTTGCGCCTGCTGGATATTGGCGGTTCCATCGGGATCGACTTCCCCACCATGACCGAGAAAGCTGTCCGCAAGGCGCTCGACGCATCGTTGGAAAGCGCGCTGGCCGGATGGTCGCACGAACGAACCGCCATGAACGGGTTCGGTTTCGTGCAGTTGGTCGCGCGGCTGGAAGGTCCGTCCATTTTCCAGCGTGTCACTCGCTCCCGCACCGGCGCGGCGGCCCGTATCCTGTTGCGCCGGGCGGAACGGACGGAGGGGCCGGGCACTTTGCTGCTGACCTGCCACCCGGCGCTGAAGGCGAAGCTGCGTCCCGAATGGCTGGCGGAACTGGCGCGGCGCACCGGCCGTTCGGCGGACGCGGTCGAGTTGGTCTTCGAACCAACCCTTGCGCTGGAGGCGGGGCACGCCCAGATTGTGACGCGATGACAACTTCAACCGCCCGGTCCAAACCCTGCCCTATCTGCAAGAAACCGCGCGCGGCTGAGTTCCATCCCTTCTGTTCCCAGCGCTGCCGTGACCGTGATTTGGCGCGGTGGTTCGGCGATGGTTACGCGGTCCCTGGCCGCCCTGCGCTGCCCGATGAAATCGCCGCGGAAATAACGCCCTCGCCGGATGACGACACCCCCTGATTTCCCCTTGCCAAAGCCGCGCCCGCCAGCCATAGGCGCGCTTCCCACCCGCTGGCTGCATCGCGGCCCGGGCGGTTTGGTGAAAAGTGATGCCTGAGTAGCTCAGGGGTAGAGCAGACGACTGAAAATCGTCGTGTCGGTGGTTCAAATCCGCCCTCGGGCACCACTTTCCCACCCATTCTCAAACAATCGCATTAGCTCGAATAAGGCTTCACGCCTTCAGGTTGCGGCAGGAACGGTGCCGTAAGGCTCGTCGCTAGCGCGAGATCTTCCAGCGCATCCTCATCCTCCACCCCAATGTCGATGACGCGCGGGTCGGATTTAGTACGGAATGTGCCGTGTAAACGGTCCCAGAAGCTCAGCCCGCTGGTGAAATTCGCGTTCTGCTCCTCCGCTACTTTGGAATGGTGTATGCCGTGCATCCGGGGTGTGGTCAGGACGAGCGACAGGCGGCGGTCCCATTCCTGGGGAAGCCGCAGATTGCTATGGTGGAACAGGATCGATGCGTTGAAAAAATTACGCCAGTAACGCAGCGTCTTCGGGCTTGCCCCACTAAGCCGCACCTGCACCAGCCGCCATGGGAGCGACACCAACATATCGGCGGGATGAAAGCGGACAGCAGTGCTCGCGTCCATGTCGGGATCGATGTGGTGGACGCGGTGAAAACGGTACAGGAACGGCACCCGGTGCGTGGCCACGTGCCAGAGGTAGAATCCATAATCCATCGCCGCTGCCCCGGCCAACAGACGCAGCGAACGCGGAAACCATTGTGCAAACCCGCGCCGGTTCACAAGATTTCCGGCCGCCACCCGGTTCGCCAGCGGAACCTCCGCCA of the Alteripontixanthobacter maritimus genome contains:
- a CDS encoding TonB-dependent receptor, producing the protein MRLEYRPTVFTSAFGIVSSFALCAASVVAAAPAHAQTDGAPDVPAEAPADPGPPADDNEIVVTAERFFGSVETEQAPIIELDEAEIASYGANSIADLVGQLSAQTGSGRGRGGGRPIFLINGQRISSFREFRRYPPEAIKTVQVLPEEVALEYGFSPDQRVLNFILKDNFASRELELGLSTPTAGGRLSSEVEASLLTIDGPRRMNIAAEYNGSSLLTENERDIIQTAGSVSDVATDPDPAPFRSLASRSDNGELDATYSIGLGGGAGGQLTLSAGLDRTETTSLSGLDTVILRDAAGNGTIRVLDDNPLERRSESTTYTLGSALNKRLGFWDMAATFNASRTDGQTEIDRRRPGNTLQDAVDAGALAPDGVLPTVPDAGFDTARSQADAISTKLTARGRPLFLPAGELRTNFDAGYSYTSIESVDTRFGGPPTDLSRGDLSGGVSLVAPLTSRREDVLAGLGDLTLSLGAGINELSDFGTLTDYNIGLTWQPVDKLTLSATRIVAEAAPGLSVLGSPVVETFNVPVFDFATGANTLATIITGGNPDLRAETQKDWKLGATLQLDWFDRTSLSVEYFANSSRDTVEGFPLLTPTIEAAFPDRVTRDDLTGRLLAVDRRSVTFARRDSERLRFGVNLFGRIDDSGSGGGRPPGGGRPGGARGGQADTDGQTTGSESNSSQSAPTTARPTASPRDDGADGARAGNRRGGMPFDPDRFAALRQQVCAMEPAALAAKLNRDNTEAGSGGNGASDGEAVLRLPPQMLERLRGDNGQVDPERVGRLQARLCSDEASARMARRMEGRSPQPPATGSDAAKPADGHAKTEQQSSEQKGQQVGQSRSQRRGGGGGMRRGGPGRWNASVYYSLELRNDALVADAGPRLDLLDGDALGGGGVAKHTVQFNGGFFTDGIGVRLNANYDSGYEVDELTFDGLASVSARAFIDLSQQTWLTGPEPGIFKGTRVSFSVSNIFDSRRKVTDGDGLVPLAYQPDLIDPVGRVVSFDLRKMF
- a CDS encoding ribonuclease E/G, coding for MADEMSDGWLVEEGIAEHRAVRLENGHMVAARLEWPGRLVAGEIADAILLSRTSSSARGTARFASGEEALVDRLPSSISEGAALRLEVTRAALGERGRLKRAQARPSEAAIRPAPTLTERLGNDARIVRRFPDVVDWEDVFAAAWSGQIDYAGGALLLADTPAMTLIDVDGTARAAVVEVAKALRLLDIGGSIGIDFPTMTEKAVRKALDASLESALAGWSHERTAMNGFGFVQLVARLEGPSIFQRVTRSRTGAAARILLRRAERTEGPGTLLLTCHPALKAKLRPEWLAELARRTGRSADAVELVFEPTLALEAGHAQIVTR
- a CDS encoding Maf family protein, coding for MTAPAVIPELVLASASPRRRDLLGRLGIEPGSIAPADIDETPKPSELPRDYARRMAAEKAVAAAASNDAASAHILAGDTVVAVGRRILPKAEDEATARRCLDLLSGRRHTVFSAIALRAPDGSLREKMSETAVKFKRLSDQEMRDYLASGEWHGKAGGYAIQGAAEGLIGWIQGSHSGVVGMPLYETRLLLKAAGFKLG
- the infA gene encoding translation initiation factor IF-1 gives rise to the protein MAKEELLEMRGKVVELLPNAMFRVELENGHEVLGHTAGKMRKNRIRVLVGDEVLCELTPYDLTKARITYRFMPGRGGPGQGPGPA
- a CDS encoding DNA gyrase inhibitor YacG, with product MTTSTARSKPCPICKKPRAAEFHPFCSQRCRDRDLARWFGDGYAVPGRPALPDEIAAEITPSPDDDTP
- a CDS encoding sterol desaturase family protein → MNRNSMIFAVCAAAFVGAIAVLERRRPLREQEHDEKRRTVRNLALGAGCAAVVAMAEVPLANRVAAGNLVNRRGFAQWFPRSLRLLAGAAAMDYGFYLWHVATHRVPFLYRFHRVHHIDPDMDASTAVRFHPADMLVSLPWRLVQVRLSGASPKTLRYWRNFFNASILFHHSNLRLPQEWDRRLSLVLTTPRMHGIHHSKVAEEQNANFTSGLSFWDRLHGTFRTKSDPRVIDIGVEDEDALEDLALATSLTAPFLPQPEGVKPYSS